The Oceanicaulis sp. nucleotide sequence GTCGATATGCTCTTCCTCGGAGGCGAGGATCTTGTCGAAGATCTGCCGGGAGACGTAATCGCCGACGCTTTCGCAATAGGCGATCGCTTCCTTGTAGATCGGGTGTGCGCGCCGTTCGGCCTCGAGATCGAGCTCCAGGCATTCCTTCAGCGTCTCGCCGATCAGCACCTTGCCGAGGTCCTGCACGTTGGGCAGGCCTTCGAGAAACAGGATGCGCTCGATCAGCGCATCGGCGTGCTTCATCTCGTCGATGGATTCCTCGTATTCGATCTTCGCGATACGATGGAAGCCCCAGTCGCGGAACATGCGGGCGTGCAGGAAGTACTGGTTGACGGTGGTCAGCTCGAGCTTGAGCGCCTTGTTCAGATGCTCGATGACCTTCGGATCGCCCTTCATCGCAGGCCCTTTCTGTTCGGTTCGTCCTTCAGACTTAGCCGCGACCGACCGCCCCGCCAAGCGCACCGGGCCGGTTATCTTCGCAAGCGCGACGCGTTCGCGGCCCGCCGGGCGGAACGCGGCGCAATATGGAGCGTTCGAGCCTCATGCCCCGTGATCACGCCACGCCTGAATCCGCTCTGCCGCCCGCGCTCGCCCGCGCGCGCGGCTGGGCGAGATTGCTCGACGACCGGTTCGAGATCGCCGGCTTCCGCTTCGGCTTCGACGGCATACTGGGCCTCATCCCCGGCGTCGGCGGGCTCGTCACGCTCGCCGGCGGGATCGTCATGCTGACGAGCGCGCACGAGCTCGGCCTGTCCACCGGGGTGAAGCTGAGAATCGCCGGCTACACCGCGCTGGACGCGATCATCGGCGCGGTGCCGCTCATCGGTGACGTGTTCGACTTCGTCTTCAAGGCTCACAAGAAGAGCCTGAACACGATCGAAAAGGCGCTCGCCAGGCAGGCGGGCCGCTAGCCGGCTGCGGCCGGAGCGGCGACCGAAGCGCCGATCATCTTGGCGGCCTCTTCAAAGCAGCGGCCGCATTTGGGCTTCGCGCCGCAGGCCTTGAACACGCCGGGCACGTCGCTTACGCCTTTCTCGGCGGCGGCTTTGACGTCGCGGCAGCGGATGACGTTGCAGACACAGACGATCATGGGCGGGCGTTCCGGTGGTTGGCGGCGCGCGCTGCGATCAGGCGCATCCGCAAATCATTCTCAGAAACTCATATCGCTCTGCTGCGAACGATTGTCAATCGCGCACGGCGCCGGTGCGGCGCCGGGGCGCACCCGCGCCACCCTCCCGGCGCCGTCTCACCCTTTCCGGGCCGCATCGGCGGCCTAGAACTTCTCCCTGACGCCGCGCCAGCGACCTTGGGCGCGCTTGCACGCCCTGCGCCTTTCATGGTGCAATGCAATAAAGTCCGGACAAATAAGACAGGCCGACCGGGCCGGCGAGCCGACGGTGAGGAGACCGCCCGTGCTCAAATTCATCCATGTCGACCAGCGCTATCCCGACAAGCGGGCCCCCGAGGACCGCAAGCGCGATTTCGGCGAGATCTACGCCCCGTTCGATCCCGAGCGCGGCGAGGATCAGGCTGCGCGCTGCTCGCAGTGCGGCGTGCCGTTCTGCCAGACCGGCTGCCCGCTTCAAAACGACATTCCCGACTGGCTGATGCTGGCCGCCGAAGGGCGCATGGAGGAAGCCTACGAGCGCTCCAGCGCGACCTCGACCATGCCCGAAGTGTGCGGCCGCATCTGCCCGCAGGACCGGTTGTGCGAAGGCGCCTGCGTGATCGAACAATCCGGCCACGGCTCGGTGACCATCGGCTCGGTGGAAAGCCACATCACCGAGACCGCATGGAAGGAAGGCTGGGTGAAGCCGATCCGCCCGAAGGCGGAAACCGGGTTCTCTGTCGGCATCATCGGCGCAGGGCCGGCGGGGCTCAGCGCGGCCGAACGCCTGCGCGAGAAGGGCCACGCCGTCACCGTCTACGACCGGCACGACCGGGCGGGCGGGCTTCTGGTCTACGGCATCCCGAACTTCAAGCTCGACAAGACGGTGGTGACGCGCCGGGTGGAGCGGCTGGAAGAAAGCGGCGTGTCGTTCGTCCTGAACTTCGAGGTCGGCAAGGACGCCACGCTTGAAGAGCTGCAGTTCAAGCATGACGCGGTCTATATCGCCGCGGGCGCCTATGCGGCCCGGGCCCTGACCTGCCCTGGCGGGGGCGGGCGCGGCCTGGTCCCGGCGCTGGAATACCTCACCGCCTCGAACCGCCGCGGCTTCGGCGAGGAGGTCGCCGATAACGGCCGGCTGGACGCGAAAGGAAAGCGCGTGGTCGTGATCGGCGGCGGGGACACGGCGATGGACTGCGTGCGCACCGCGATCCGTCAGGGCGCGGACACCGTCGCCTGCCTGTACCGCCGCGACCGGGCGAACATGCCCGGCAGCGCGCGCGAGGTCGTCCACGCCGAGGAAGAAGGCGTCTCGTTCGAATGGCTCTCCGCGCCCGCCGCCATACTGGGCGATGCGGAGACGGCCACCGGCGTGCGCGTTCAGAAGATGGCGCTGGGCGCGCCTGACGCCACCGGCCGCAGAAAGCCCGTGCCTCAGCCCGGCGAGGAGCAGGACTACGCCGCGGACATGGTCGTCGCGGCCCTGGGCTTCGAGCCTGAGAACTTTCCTCAAGCCTTCACTGCGGAGGCGCTGGAGATGAACGCGCGCGGCACGCTGCGCGTCACCGAAGGCTGCCGCACCTCGATCCCCGGCGTCTACGCCGGCGGCGACGCGGTGCGCGGCGCCTCGCTGGTGGTCTGGGCGATCAAGGACGGCCAGGACGCGGCGAAGACCATCCACGCCGATCTGATGGCGAAAGCCGAAGCCGGGCGCCAGGCCGCGCTCGCGGAGCCCGCCGAATGAGCGATTATCTCACCCGCTACCACACCGAACGCCAGCGCCTGATCGAGGGCGGCGCCTACGATCCCGAGAGCGAGCGCGACGCCTGCGGCGTCGGGCTGGTCGCCGACGTCGAGGGCCGGGCGCGGCGCGAAACCGTCCAGCTCGCCATCGACGCGCTGAAGGCCGTCTGGCATCGCGGGGCGGTGGACGCGGACGGGCGCACCGGCGACGGGGCGGGGCTCAGGGTCGGCATCCCCAAGGCGTTCTTCGAAGCCCAGGTCGAGCGCACCGGCCACGCGCCCGAGGAGGGCACGCTGGGCGTGGGCATGGTCTTCCTGCCGCGCACCGATTTCGCCGCCCAGGAGCGCGGCCGCGCGATCGTGGAGACCGAGGTGCTGCGCGCGGGCATGCGGCTTTACGGCTGGCGGCAGGTGCCGATCGATCCCTCCTGCCTGGGCGACAAGGCTGCCGCGACCCGGCCCGCGATCGAGCAGATTCTGTTCTGCGACCCCAAGAAGCGCTCCTCGGACGCGCTGGAAAGGGCGCTCTATCTCACCCGCCGACGGATCGAATCCCGCGCCCGTGAAGACGCCGTGCCGAGCTTCTATGTCTGCTCTCTGAGCGCCCGGGACGTCGTCTACAAGGGCATGTTCCTGGCCGAGGCGATCGACGTTTTCTATCCCGACCTTCGCGACGAGCGCTTCGTGTCGCCGTTCGCGATGTTCCACCAGCGCTATTCCACCAACACCTTCCCCGAGTGGAAGCTGGCCCAGCCCTTCCGCATGCTCGCCCATAACGGCGAGATCAACACGCTCAAGGGCAATCGCAACTGGATGAAGAGCCATGAGATCCTCATGGCCTCCAAGGCCTTCCGGGACGCCGAGGACGCGGTCAAACCGGTGATCAGCCCCGGCGCGTCGGACTCTGCCGCGCTCGACGAGGTGTTCGAGATCCTCGTGCGCGCGGGCCGCTCCGCGCCCATGGCCAAGACCCTGCTCATCCCAGAAGCCTGGTCGAAACGCGCCGACATCATGCCGGCGGCCTGGCGCGGGCTTTACGAGTACTGCAACTCGGTGATGGAGCCCTGGGACGGGCCCGCCGCGGTGGTCGCCTGCGACGGGCGCTGGGCGATCGCGGGGCTCGATAGGAACGGGCTGAGGCCGCTGCGCTGGTCGCTGTCGGATGACGGGCTGCTGGCGGTCGGCTCGGAGACCGGCATGGCCGAGATCGACCCCGAGCGCGTGACCGAGCGCGGCGCGGTGCAGCCGGGCCGGATGATCGGCGTGGATCTTCAGGGCGGCGGCTTCCGGCGCGAGACCGAGATGCTCGATCTTCTGGCCGAGAAGCACCCCTATGAGAGCTGGCTGAAGAACGTCCGGGAGGTCGAGTCCGACATCGGTCCCGGTCCCGAAGACCCGATCTATGACGAGCCCGAACGCCTGCGCCGTCAGGCCGCGGCGGGACTGTCGCTCGAGGAGATCGAGCTCATCCTTTCGCCCATGGCCGAGAGCGGCAAGGAAGCGGTCGGCTCGATGGGCGACGACAGCCCGCTGGCGGTGCTGTCGAACCGCTACCGGCCGGTCTATCACTATTTCCGGCAGAACTTCTCCCAGGTCACCAACCCGCCCATCGACCCCTTGCGCGAAGGCCGGGTGATGAGCCTGAAGACCCGGTTCAAGAACCTGGGCAACATCCTGGCTGAGGACGAGACCCAGACCAACGTCTTCGTGCTGGAAAGCCCGGTCCTGACCAACGGCATGTACGACCGGCTGATCACGCTTCTGGGCGAGCGGGTGGCGTTCCTGGACGCGACCTTCCCCGCCGAGGAAGCGAAGGGTTCTGGCGGCGGGCTGATGCGCGCGCTCGACCGGTTGCGCACCGACGCGGCCGAGGCTGTGCGCTCGGGCGCCGAGCATCTGGTCCTCACCGACGAGGCGCAGGGGCCCGAGCGCTGCGCGGTGCCCATGGCGCTGGCGGTCGGCGCCGTGCACGCGCACCTGACCCGCAAAGGCCTGCGCACCTACACCTCGCTGAACGCACGCGCCGCGGACGTGACCGACGCGCACGGCCTCGCCGTTCTGATCGGGCTGGGGGCCACCACGGTGAACCCCTATATCGCGTTCGAGACGGTGGCGGCGCGCGCCAAGGGCGGTCTCAAGGGCCTCGATCCCGGAACCAAGGCGGCGAACATGCAGGCCGCCTTCGAGGCGGGCCTTCTGAAAATCATGTCCAAGATGGGCATCTCCGTCGTCAGCTCGTATCGCGGCGGGTGCAATTTCGAGGTGCTCGGCCTCTCCCGCGCCGTGGCGAGCGAGTATCTGGGCGGGGTCACCAGCCGGATCTCGGGCATCGGCCTGTCCGGGCTCGAACAGAAGCTCTCCGAGCTGCACGCCTGGGCGTGGAGTTCGCCCGACGCCGTCAGGCTGCCCATCGGCGGGTTCTACCGCCAGCGCGCCTCCGGCGAAGCCCATGCGGTGGAGGCCCGGTCCGTCGCCGCCCTGCAAAAGGCCGTGCGCGAGGAGAATTACGCCTCGTTTCAGGAGTATGTCCGCCTGCAATCGCGCGAAGAGACGCCGATCCAGCTGCGCGACCTTCTGGAGCCGCGCCCGCTGGGCCCGAAGATCGACGTCTCCAAATGCGAAAGCGTCAACGAGATCCGCCAGCGCTTCGTCACGCCGGGCATGAGTCTCGGCGCGCTGAGCCCTGAAGCGCACGGCGCGCTGAACGTTGCGATGAACCGGATCGGCGCGAAATCCGTCTCCGGCGAAGGCGGCGAGGACCGGGCGCGCTACAAGCCGCTGCCCTCGGGCGACAACATGAACTCCGCGGTCAAGCAGGTCGCTTCGGGCCGGTTCGGCGTGACCGCGGAGTATCTCAACCAGTGCCGCGAGATCGAGATCAAGGTCGCCCAGGGCGCCAAGCCCGGCGAGGGCGGCCAGCTGCCCGGCTTCAAGGTGACCGAGTTCATCGCCAAGCTGCGTCACGCCACGCCCGGCACCACGCTGATCAGCCCGCCGCCGCATCACGACATCTACTCGATCGAGGATCTCGCCCAGCTCATCTATGACCTGAAACAGATCAATCCCGACGCCCGGGTCTGCGTAAAGCTGGTCGCGGCAGAAGGCGTGGGCGCGGTGGCCGCGGGCGTGGCCAAGGCGCACGCCGACGTCATCCTCATCTCGGGCAATGTCGGAGGCACGGGCGCGAGCCCGCAAACCTCGATCAAGTTCGCCGGCGCGCCTCTGGAACTCGGCCTGTCCGAAGCCCATCAGGTGCTCTCACTGAACGGGCTGCGTGAGCGGGTGACGCTGCGCGCGGACGGGGGCATCCGCACCGGCCGGGACGTGGTGATCGCGGCCATGCTGGGCGCGGAGGAGTTCGGCATCGGCACGACGAGCCTCATCGCGCTGGGCTGCCTCATGGTCCGGCAATGCCATTCGAACACCTGTCCGGTGGGCGTGTGCACCCAGGACGACGATCTCAGGAAGCGCTTCACCGGGCTCGCCGACCATGTGGTGAACCTGATGACTTTCATCGCCCGCGACACCCGGGAAATCCTCGCCAAGCTCGGCGCGTCGAGCCTCGAGGAGATCATCGGGCGGGCCGATCTGCTCGATCAAGTCAGCCGCGGCGCGTCCCATCTCGACGATCTCGACCTCAACCCGCTTCTGGTCCGTGTCGACCCGCAGGCGCGTCCGCCGCGCTCCACCCGCAAGCAGCGCAACGCCGTCGCGCCGAGCCTGGACGAGCAGATCCTCAAGGACGCCTCGGCGGTGTTCACCCGGCGCGAGAAGATGCAGCTGGTCTATGACGTCAGGAACGTCGACCGGGCGGTGGGCACGCGCACCAGTTCCGAGATCGTCCGCCAGTTCGGCGCGGACGGGCTCGAGGAAGGCCAGCTCACCCTGCGCCTTCGCGGCAGCGCGGGCCAGTCGCTCGGCGCGTTCGCCGCGCGCGGGCTCAGGATCGAGCTCGAGGGCGACGCCAACGACTATGTGGGCAAGGGGCTCTCTGGCGCGACGATCGCGATCCGTCCCTTCGGCGGCTGCAAGCGCCATGCGCCGGGCGACGTGATCATCGGCAACACCGTGCTCTACGGCGCGACCTCGGGCCGGCTCTTCGCCGCGGGCGGGGCGGGCCAGCGCTTCGCGGTCCGAAACTCCGGCGCGGACGTCGTGGTCGAGGGCTGCGGGGCGAACGGGTGCGAGTACATGACCGGCGGAACGGCGGTGATCCTGGGCAAGGTCGGCGACAATTTCGCAGCCGGCATGACCGGCGGCGAAGCCTTCGTGCTCGACGAGGACGGACGGCTCGAACCCCGGCTCAACACCGACAGCGTGTTCGTCACCGAGGTGAGCGGGGAGGCCGAAGCCCGGCTTCTGGCGATGATCGAATCCCACCGCGAAGCCACCGGCAGCCTTCACGCCGCGGCGATCCTCAACGACTGGGACCGCCGCAAGGCGCAGTTCCGCCATGTCGTCCCGTTCGAGCCTGCGAAGATCGAAGCGGGCGGGCAGAAACGGGCCTGACGGTTCAGCGCCCGAATCATCCTGATCGCGCTAAGCTCGCCCCATGACCCGTCGCAGCGTCACCCTGTCCGGCCAGCAGGTCGATTTCACCGTCGCGCGGTCGAGGCGCCGGCGCACGATCGGGCTGAAGGTCGCCGAGGAGGGGCTGGTCATCACGCTGCCCTCCTCGCTCGGCCTGCACCACGCCGAGCGGGCCGTTCGCGAGAAGGAAGCCTGGGTGCTCGACAGGCTGGAGCGGGCCAGGGCGCGCGCCCGGCCGAAGCTTCAGGGTCTGGACGGCGAGGAGATCGGCTGGCTTGGCGGCACGCTCACCCTGTGCGTGACCACGCACGACCGGGCGCGCACGATCGTCGAGCGCGGACCGGATCGGCTGGAAGTCCGCGTCGATGCGCGCCTCGACGACGCGATGACGGCGGCCACGGTGATCCGCGCGCTGCAGCGCTGGAGAAAAGACGAGGCGCTCAAGCTGATGACCCCGAAGGTCGAGCGCTACGCTGAGGCGCTGGGCGCGAAACGCCCCAGGGTCATGGTGCGCGAGCAGGAGAGCCGCTGGGGCAGCTGCGCGTCGGACGGCTCGATCCGCATGAACGCCAGGCTCGTTCATTTCGACGAAGCGCTGATCGATTATGTCTGCGCGCACGAGGCCTGCCATCTTCTGGTGATGGACCACTCGCCGCGCTTTCATGCGCTGATGGACAAGCTCATGCCCGACTGCAAGCGCCGCCGCCGGGCCCTGCGCGACGCCGTCGCGCCGGGCGTAGCCTTCTAGCGCGCTCCCACTCATGAATTCCCGGCCGGACCCCGGACCTGATCCGGGGGAGGGCCGGGACCTTCCTCAGAACGAGGCGCTTGCTTCTGAAAGAGGTCCCGTACTCGCGGCCTTCGAGCGAGAGATCAGGTTCAGACGAACAAAAAAATCCCGGCGCGCCGGAGGCGGCCGGGATTTTCCTCAAGCCTTGAGAGGCTGAACGCCTAGCGGACCTCGACCGGTTCGCCGTCGGCGGTCACGCGGGTCTCGATGATCTCGGCGGCTTCTGCGAAGGCGGTCTCAGTGTCCTTCGCGCCGAAGAACACGGCCTGGCCTTCGCTGAGCACCGGACCGTAAAGCAGGGTGCCGTCCGCGTCGTCCTCGGTGGTGAAGGCGTCGGCCAGCATGATCTCGTTCCACGCCTCGCGCACGTCCGCCCAGAAGTCCGCCGTCGCGGTCCAGTAGGCTTCCGCCGCGTCGTCACCGGCGAGATCGGTGCGGGTGTAGGTGTTGATGCCGTGCTCGCGGACGATCTCGCGCGGGGTGTCTTCACGCAGCACGACCTTCGCGTTGTCCTGCTCGTGGGTCCAGCCCCAGCTCAGGATGGTGTGGCGGTTCACCGCCTCGATCGCGTCGTAGTCGTCACGCACGGTGGCGTCGCGGCGCGGCAGCGGGCGGTAGGTCGCTTCAGGTTCCCAGGTCGAGGCGCCCGGCGCGTGCTCCCACCGGGCGATGCCGGCGTAGCGCGGGGAATCGTCGACCTGATAGACGGTCTGCGCCCAGGCGCCGGCCGCGTCCTCGGCGCTCACCGGGTCCATCGTCCAGCGATTGAAGCCCTGATAGGCCATCAGACGGCTCGGCTCGTAGGCCCAGTCCTGGCGCCAGTGCTTGATCACCATCGGCTCGTCTTCAGGGCCGACCAGCAGAAGATGCTGCAGCGAGATGAAGTCGCCTTCGTCCGCGATCACGTAGACCACTTCGCGCGCGGGGGTGACCTTGGGCTCCTTCAGCTCATAGCCCGCCTCGATCGGCAGGTATTCGGTGAAGTCGAAGGTCACGGCGTATTCGCCGGCCATGGCCAGGATCGCCTGACGGTCGGCTTCGAACTGCGCCGGATCGACGGGCGCGGCCGGGGCGGCGGCCGCAGCCGGCGCAGCGGCGGTCTGGGTCGAACTGGTCGTGGCGCAGGCGCCGAGCGCGAGTGCGGCGGCGCTGACGGCGATGAGCTTTGAAACGGTGGTCATCGGTTCTGGTCCCTTGCGGCGCGAATGCGCCGGCGTCTTCTGTCCTGGTTTCCCCGGGCCGGGCCGCCGGTTGCGGCGCGGCCGATCATGGCGATGTGATATTGCGAACGATTCCGACTTGCAATCGCAAAACTGAGCGTTCTATACGTCGCGCAAACGCGAACCATTTGCAAGAGGGAGTTCCGGGACGTGTCGTCGCAGGGAAACTTTGGAAGCCGAATGAAATCCGCGCTCGTCATGAGCGCGAGCCTCGCCGCGCTCGCCGCAGCGCCGGCCTTCGCCAAAACCGCCGTTGACGCTGCGGCGGCGGACACCGAGACGAGCGATGTCATCGTGGTGACCGCCACCAGGACCGCGCTGTCGAATTTCGACTATCCGGGCCTGACCAGCGCCATCGTGCTGGAAAATCTCGAACAGGAGCGGCCGACCGATCTGGCCGGCCTGCTCGAGGACGTACCCGGCCTCGAAGTCGCCGGCGGTCCGCGCCGCACCGGCCAGACGCTCAACCTGCGCGGCTTCGGGCGTGAGAGCGTGACGCTTCTGGTCGACGGCGCGCGTCAGAACTTCGCCTCCGCCCATGACGGCGTGCTTTTCCTCGATCCTTCGCTTCTGGGCCGGGTGGAGACGGTGCGCGGCTCGGCCGGCGCGCTTTACGGCTCCGGCGCGGCGGGCGGCGTGATCGCGTTCGAGACGCTGGAAGCCGACGATCTTCTGCGCGAGGACGAGACCTTCGGTGCGCGCGCCTCTCTGGGCTATCGCTCAGTCAACGAGGAAACCCGCGGCTCCGGCGCGGTGTTCGGCGAAGCCGGCGCGTTCGAGGGGATCGCCGCGCTTTCGGTGCGCCGCTCGGGCGACATCGCGCTGGGTTCGGGCACGGATCTGCCGTCCGAAGACGAGGTCGTGTCCGGACTGCTCGCCGGCGAGTGGGACGTCACCGACGCGCTTGAGATCGAGGCGGGCTGGCTCAGCTTCCGCAACGAGGCGCGCGAGCCCAATAACGGGCAGGGCAATGAGACGGTCGGCGGGCTCAACCCGCTGGTCGACAAGGACGTGATCTATGACAGCCTGCGCCTGACCGCCGCCTTCGATCCCGACAGCGCGCTCGTCGATTTGCAGGCCACGGTCTATCGCAATGTCGGCGAGGTCGACGAGGTCGATCCGGCCATCAACCGCTTCATCGAACGCGATCTGGAGACCGACGGGATCCGGCTCGAGAACCGGGCGGTGTTCGCGCTGTTCGGCAACGAAGCGGCGCTGGTCTCCGGCGCGGAATGGTATCGCGACGAGCAGATCGGGTTCGACTCCGCCACCATCGACAACCGCCGCGGCGGCGTGCCTTCGGGCGAGACCGAGTTCACCGGCGCCTGGCTGCAGCTCGAAACCCGTTTCGATCTCGGCGAGGCCGGCGAACTGATCGTCCTGCCCGGCGTGCGCTTCGACAGCTTCGAGACGAGTTCGGACGTCGCGGCGTCGAACTCCGACGACGCGGTCAGCCCGCGCATCGCGGCGACCTGGGCGCTCGATGACGGGGTGCGCCTGTTCGCCAGCTGGTCGGAGGCCTTCCGTGCGCCCTCGCTCAACGAGCTCTACATCACCGACACGCACTTCTCTCTGCCGCACCCGGTGCTGGGCCCGCCCACCTTCATCACCAACGAATTCATCGCCAACCCCGACCTGCGGCCTGAACACACCGAGACGTTCGAGATCGGCGCCGGCTTCATCGAGGAGGGCGTGTTCGCCGCCGACGACCGGTTCGAGATCAAGGGCGCGTACTTCAACACGACGGCTGAAGATCTCATCGATCTCGGCGTGAACTTCGCCTTGTCGCCGACCTGCTTCGCGCCGCCCTTCTTCTCGCCGTGTTCGGCGGGGACGAGCTTCTCGACCAACCGCGCGGAAGCCACGCTGGAAGGCTTCGAGATCGCGGCGGCCTACACCTACGGCCCCCTGCGGCTCGACGCGGCTCTCTTCGAGGTCGACGGCGAGGACGAAGCCACCGGCGATCCGCTCGGCGCGCTGCAGCCGCGCATGGGCCATGTCCGGGCTCGCTATGAGGTCAATCCGCAGCTTACGCTCGGCGGACGGCTCGGCTTTGCGAGCGAATTCAACAAGACCACCGATCCGGCGGCGGAACGCGACGGCTACGCCGTGCTCGACCTCTATGCGGGGTGGAAGCCCTTCACCAGCGAGCGCGTCCGCATCGATGTCGGCGTGGATAACGTGCTCGACGAGGACTATGAGCGCGTCTTCGCCGGCGTGTCCGAGCCGGGCCGGTCGTTCCGCATCGACCTGACTTGGACGGGCGGCTGGTAGGGTCCGCCGCCGCTGAAACAAAAGCCCCTCCCGCGGCCTGCGGGAGGGGCTTTTTTCTTCGGGCCTGAAGCGCCGGCTTAAGCCGCGCCGACCGCGCCGTGGCAGTGCTTGTATTTCTTGCCCGACCCGCAGGGGCAGGGGGCGTTGCGCTGCACCCGGCCCCAGGTTTCCGGATTGCTCGGATCGATCGCCGCCGAGGCGGTGCGAGTGGCCAGCGGGCTGGGCGGGCGCTCGGACGCGCCGGCTTCGGGATCGTCGCCCATCTCGTTGCGGCCGGTGACCGGATCGGCGTGCCGGGCCTGCATGTTCTCGGGCAGTTTCGGTGCAGGCGCGGGCTGGGCCGGCGCAAGGCGCATGTTGAACAATACGCGCGTGGTCTCGAAGCGCAGCTCGTCGAGCAGGCGCTCGAAAAGCTCGAAGGCTTCGGTCTTGAATTCGTTGAGCGGGTCGCGCTGGGCGTAGCCGCGCAGGCCCACCACGCTGCGCAGCGCGTCGAGCTGCTGCAGGTGTTCGCGCCAGTTCTGGTCGATGGTCTGCAGCAGGATCTGCTTCTCGATCCGGCGCATCAGCTCGGGGCCGATATCGGCGACCTTCTCGGCGTAGGCCTCGTCGGCGGCCTTGATCAGGCGCTCCTTGATCTCCTCGTCGGCGATGCCTTCCTCGGCCGCCCAGTCCTTGATTGGCAGATCAAGGCCGAAATGCTTCTTCACGTCCTCGTCCAGGCCTTCGACGTCCCACTGGTCGGCGTAGGCCTTGGGCGGGATATGCCGGGTGACCAGATCGTCGGCGGCCTGAGCGCGCATGTCGGCGACCACGTCGGAGACGTCCTGGGCGGTCATGAACTCGATGCGCTGCTCGAAGATCGCCTTGCGCTGGTCGTTCATGACGTCGTCGTATTTCAGGATGTTCTTCCTGATGTCGAAATTGCGCGCCTCGACCTTCTTCTGGCTGGTCTCCACCGCCTTGGTCATCCAGGGGTGCTGGATCGCCTCGCCGGGCTTCATGCCGAGGGTCCGCATGATCGTGTCCAGGCGCTCGGGCGCGAAGATGCGCAGAAGATCGTCCTCGACCGACAGGAAGAAGGCCGACCGGCCCGGGTCGCCCTGACGGCCAGAACGGCCGCGCAGCTGGTTGTCGATCCGGCGGCTTTCATGGCGCTCGGTGCCGATCACGAAGAGCCCGCCGGCGGCAAGCGCCTCTTCCTTCTTGGTCTTCACGTCCGCGGCGATCTTC carries:
- a CDS encoding NAD(P)-dependent oxidoreductase → MLKFIHVDQRYPDKRAPEDRKRDFGEIYAPFDPERGEDQAARCSQCGVPFCQTGCPLQNDIPDWLMLAAEGRMEEAYERSSATSTMPEVCGRICPQDRLCEGACVIEQSGHGSVTIGSVESHITETAWKEGWVKPIRPKAETGFSVGIIGAGPAGLSAAERLREKGHAVTVYDRHDRAGGLLVYGIPNFKLDKTVVTRRVERLEESGVSFVLNFEVGKDATLEELQFKHDAVYIAAGAYAARALTCPGGGGRGLVPALEYLTASNRRGFGEEVADNGRLDAKGKRVVVIGGGDTAMDCVRTAIRQGADTVACLYRRDRANMPGSAREVVHAEEEGVSFEWLSAPAAILGDAETATGVRVQKMALGAPDATGRRKPVPQPGEEQDYAADMVVAALGFEPENFPQAFTAEALEMNARGTLRVTEGCRTSIPGVYAGGDAVRGASLVVWAIKDGQDAAKTIHADLMAKAEAGRQAALAEPAE
- a CDS encoding (2Fe-2S)-binding protein is translated as MIVCVCNVIRCRDVKAAAEKGVSDVPGVFKACGAKPKCGRCFEEAAKMIGASVAAPAAAG
- the bfr gene encoding bacterioferritin — its product is MKGDPKVIEHLNKALKLELTTVNQYFLHARMFRDWGFHRIAKIEYEESIDEMKHADALIERILFLEGLPNVQDLGKVLIGETLKECLELDLEAERRAHPIYKEAIAYCESVGDYVSRQIFDKILASEEEHIDFLETQLGLIEKVGEERYMQAQMGGADCS
- a CDS encoding SprT family zinc-dependent metalloprotease gives rise to the protein MTRRSVTLSGQQVDFTVARSRRRRTIGLKVAEEGLVITLPSSLGLHHAERAVREKEAWVLDRLERARARARPKLQGLDGEEIGWLGGTLTLCVTTHDRARTIVERGPDRLEVRVDARLDDAMTAATVIRALQRWRKDEALKLMTPKVERYAEALGAKRPRVMVREQESRWGSCASDGSIRMNARLVHFDEALIDYVCAHEACHLLVMDHSPRFHALMDKLMPDCKRRRRALRDAVAPGVAF
- a CDS encoding DUF4112 domain-containing protein, with translation MPRDHATPESALPPALARARGWARLLDDRFEIAGFRFGFDGILGLIPGVGGLVTLAGGIVMLTSAHELGLSTGVKLRIAGYTALDAIIGAVPLIGDVFDFVFKAHKKSLNTIEKALARQAGR
- the gltB gene encoding glutamate synthase large subunit; its protein translation is MSDYLTRYHTERQRLIEGGAYDPESERDACGVGLVADVEGRARRETVQLAIDALKAVWHRGAVDADGRTGDGAGLRVGIPKAFFEAQVERTGHAPEEGTLGVGMVFLPRTDFAAQERGRAIVETEVLRAGMRLYGWRQVPIDPSCLGDKAAATRPAIEQILFCDPKKRSSDALERALYLTRRRIESRAREDAVPSFYVCSLSARDVVYKGMFLAEAIDVFYPDLRDERFVSPFAMFHQRYSTNTFPEWKLAQPFRMLAHNGEINTLKGNRNWMKSHEILMASKAFRDAEDAVKPVISPGASDSAALDEVFEILVRAGRSAPMAKTLLIPEAWSKRADIMPAAWRGLYEYCNSVMEPWDGPAAVVACDGRWAIAGLDRNGLRPLRWSLSDDGLLAVGSETGMAEIDPERVTERGAVQPGRMIGVDLQGGGFRRETEMLDLLAEKHPYESWLKNVREVESDIGPGPEDPIYDEPERLRRQAAAGLSLEEIELILSPMAESGKEAVGSMGDDSPLAVLSNRYRPVYHYFRQNFSQVTNPPIDPLREGRVMSLKTRFKNLGNILAEDETQTNVFVLESPVLTNGMYDRLITLLGERVAFLDATFPAEEAKGSGGGLMRALDRLRTDAAEAVRSGAEHLVLTDEAQGPERCAVPMALAVGAVHAHLTRKGLRTYTSLNARAADVTDAHGLAVLIGLGATTVNPYIAFETVAARAKGGLKGLDPGTKAANMQAAFEAGLLKIMSKMGISVVSSYRGGCNFEVLGLSRAVASEYLGGVTSRISGIGLSGLEQKLSELHAWAWSSPDAVRLPIGGFYRQRASGEAHAVEARSVAALQKAVREENYASFQEYVRLQSREETPIQLRDLLEPRPLGPKIDVSKCESVNEIRQRFVTPGMSLGALSPEAHGALNVAMNRIGAKSVSGEGGEDRARYKPLPSGDNMNSAVKQVASGRFGVTAEYLNQCREIEIKVAQGAKPGEGGQLPGFKVTEFIAKLRHATPGTTLISPPPHHDIYSIEDLAQLIYDLKQINPDARVCVKLVAAEGVGAVAAGVAKAHADVILISGNVGGTGASPQTSIKFAGAPLELGLSEAHQVLSLNGLRERVTLRADGGIRTGRDVVIAAMLGAEEFGIGTTSLIALGCLMVRQCHSNTCPVGVCTQDDDLRKRFTGLADHVVNLMTFIARDTREILAKLGASSLEEIIGRADLLDQVSRGASHLDDLDLNPLLVRVDPQARPPRSTRKQRNAVAPSLDEQILKDASAVFTRREKMQLVYDVRNVDRAVGTRTSSEIVRQFGADGLEEGQLTLRLRGSAGQSLGAFAARGLRIELEGDANDYVGKGLSGATIAIRPFGGCKRHAPGDVIIGNTVLYGATSGRLFAAGGAGQRFAVRNSGADVVVEGCGANGCEYMTGGTAVILGKVGDNFAAGMTGGEAFVLDEDGRLEPRLNTDSVFVTEVSGEAEARLLAMIESHREATGSLHAAAILNDWDRRKAQFRHVVPFEPAKIEAGGQKRA